GATGCTCGTGAATCACCGAACCCGACGCCAGCTGCATCAGCCGCACTGCCTGCAACTCGCACGCGAACGAGGCGAGCACCTCGCGAAAGTAGGCACACCGCTCGAGCACTGGCGTGTCGCGGAATGCCGCGCAGGTCGGATCCGAATAAATCATCTGCACGGGATGCGTCGCGTTCGCCGGACCACGCAACGCGATCGCCGACCACGAGCCGTCGAAGTTGCGCTGGACGAAATGCTCGGTCCAGCCGTCGGCGCCCGCGACGGCAAGATCGGCACGCAAACGCTCGGGATCGAACGAGAAGGGAAAGCGAATCGCGTCGGACAGCTCGGTCATGAGACGCCTCTCCAGACTGGCGATAATCCGCCCATCACACCAAAAAACGCCCGCCGAGCAGTGAACCTCGGCGGGCGTCTTGACGGGCTTTAGCAAATGCTATTCAGCAAATGCTCTTTACCAAACGCTTACGGCACGACCGGCTGCGTGTTCTGCGTCGGCGCATAGATCCCGTTCAACAAGAACTTGAACGATCCATGCGGCTGCCCGCGGAACGTGATCTCCGGTCCAAACAAGTACACCTTCCCACGGCCCATCGAGGCCTCGATCGCCGCCGCACCACCCTCGAGATAGTTCTCGCCCCACGCCCACCCGCTGCGCAGCGGCGTCTTGCTGTCGAACCACGCGATCGGCCGCACGCCCTTCGCCATCGCGTCGGGCTTGAGACGGAACACCGGGTCGTTGTCGAAGAACACGTCGGCCTGCGCCGGCATCCCCTCGCCGATCGGCAGCGTGTTGTCCACCGCGACGCGCAACACCGAACCCGGCACGTAATACTCCTCGCCCGAGAGCGCGCGGTCCGGCTCGCCCGGGCTCCGCACCACGAGGTGATTCTCGACGGGCAACCCAAGCTGATACGC
The Gemmatimonadaceae bacterium DNA segment above includes these coding regions:
- a CDS encoding aspartyl/asparaginyl beta-hydroxylase domain-containing protein, whose amino-acid sequence is MTELSDAIRFPFSFDPERLRADLAVAGADGWTEHFVQRNFDGSWSAIALRGPANATHPVQMIYSDPTCAAFRDTPVLERCAYFREVLASFACELQAVRLMQLASGSVIHEHRDHDLSIEQGHARIHIPVMTNPNVTFLLNGRRVVMAEGECWYLRLADPHAVRNDGAAARVHLVIDAVVNGWLVGQLGGETDRRASDGSGVSVTTF